Part of the Hippoglossus stenolepis isolate QCI-W04-F060 chromosome 4, HSTE1.2, whole genome shotgun sequence genome is shown below.
ctctgctggtggCACTCCTGCATCCTGCTCTGTGTCTCTACAACTGCACCTCCGAGTATGAGAGGACACCAGGTGGGTTCACTAGGATTTTCACTGTGTCCGATCATTTTGTTGAATATTAACATCCTGCACAAATTCATCAAATGTATCTATGAGGACAAACCCCTTGAGATGTACATTCTCAGAGTCAATTTATATCACAATCAGTACATAACAAAAAgttatcaaaacagcaacataTAGACAACAGTGACTttctttatttagatttttaaatctcatttcaTCGCAGCAGCTGAATGATAGAATTTTCATGAAAGCGCTTCTACCCTTTAAATCTCCTcggtttctctgtctctttcacagACAGCTCAGACTTGACGGTCGACTGTGGAACCAACATGATCACCCTGGAGATCAACCTGTGCACGGCTCAGTGGGCAGGCTTCAACACCACAAACCTGTCTCTGAACGGGGCCCACAACAACACGGCGTGCATGGGCTCCGTCGACACCAGCGTGGCCCCCCCAGTCATCCGTTACCTTCTCCCTGTCAACCACAGTCTGGATAACTCCTGTCGCCAGTCTCTGCAGGTCAGGAAGATGCTAAATGAtgctgacagagatgaaggaggaaaaTGACGGCATACGGATGTATTTGGCTCCGTATAAGAAACCCATGTGATGcttgtgtcttttttctgtctcgTTCAGATTGTGGACAAGACCCCGGATCCCACAGGCCCCTTCGCCAGCTTCCGAAACATCCAGGCTGTTGTCATCACAGGCTTCATTGACACACCCAGATCTGACCAGGGGCTGATCAGCTACTCCACCGACCTCTACTATCACTTCTCCTGCAGCTACCCGCTGGAGTACCTcatcaacaacacacagattGTGTCGTGAGTAATTTTAGGAACAAGTACTTTGTGCGAATGTCTAGACAAAtagattttaaatgacattttcaccttttccaTGAATTTCCAGCTCCTCTGTCTCGGTGGCGACCAACGATAACAATGGAACGTTCATTAATGCATTGGAAATGGCTGTTTTTAATGTAAGTAGACAAGCTGATTTCAACTTATACATTCAAGAGCTTTGTGTCTTCATTTGTTTCACTGTACAACTTATTTCCTCCAGGACTCAAACTACATCCACCCGTTAGTGTTGCCTCCAGCAGGACTCCAGCTGCGAACCAGGATCTATGTGGAGGTCAAGGCCGTCAACCTCACAGGAAAGTAAGTGAAGTCCATTTGGATGAGGGGATGCTGCTGGTAAACAAGTTtatcagaaaacaaatattgatGTCAAAGTGAGCACAGCGTATTCTTGTGGCAAAAAGTACATCATTGTACAACACTGTCCTGTTTTCAGTTTCCATGTCCTGCTGGATCACTGCTTCAGTACTCCCACTACTTACAACATGTCGCAGTACGAGCAGCACAACTTCTTCGTCGGGTACAGAAGTACACACCTTCAGTACAAATACTGCTTTGGGATGGCTGTTTTGACGTATAAACTAAATAACTCTGCCCTCCACCAGCTGCTCAGTGGACCAGAGGTCAAACGTGACAAACAATGGCCTTTCCATGGTGGCCAGGTTCAACTTTGAGGCTTTCCGCTTCGTGCAGCACCGTGACCAGGAAAAGTCCAGCATCTATCTGCACTGCATACTGAGACTCTGTGAGCCCAACAAATGTCAAGAGCTGGTGTCTGTAAGTTGACTCATGGACactattttttttagattttaaggGTCCCAGTTCAAATCCCgacatgttctccctgtgtgtgtgtgtgtttgtgtgtgtctgtgtgtgtgtgtgtgtgtgtgtgtgtgtgtgtgtgtgtgtgtgtgtgtgtgtgtgtgtgtgtgtgtgtgtgtgtgtgtgtgtgtgtgtgtttgtgtgtgtgtgtgtgtgtccggatGCTCTTGCTCCTCCCACAGCCCAAAGACATGCATGCTGTGCTTGGCTTGATTGGAAACTCAAAACTGAGTGTGAATGATGGTTTGTCTCTGCATGTTGACCCAGTGGCTATGGCTCAGAAGGTAGAAAGGGTTGTTTAATCGTAATAACAGTGGTTTGATGCCtggctgaagtgtccttgggcaagaccctgaaccccaaattgcccctgacggctctgctgtgatgtgtgatagagaaagtgctgcacatagaatGCGTGTGAATGGTTTATTGGCAAAACTGTAccgtaaagtgctttgagtattaatcaagactagaaatcagcaataaaataaatacaggcCATTTCTCCCAGCCCtcatccaatgtcagctgggatcgacTCCAGCTCCctcaaccctcaaaggatgaaCGGTATAgatagtggatggatggatggattacttaaaacttaaaatgtacATTGGAAAAACCATAGTGTCTATGTGACATAGATCAACATagcttgttgtttttcaggCCTGCAACACCAGAAGAAAAAGATCTGTGACTCCTTTCGGTGAAGAAAGCAAAGAATCGGCCACTGTTTCAGTCGGACCTCTTTACACTGCTCCAGAAAGTATGAgctgttttaatatatatatatatattattaaaaaaacattctacGATTATTGAACAACAGCACCAAGATAAACTTTTCCCatgactctctcctcttccctcaccCAAGGCAGGCCATATGCAGCGGCCTACAGTGAGTGCACTTGATTCACATCATACATCCAGAAATACATCAACATTGAAAGATATGGTTGACTCTCCattctccctccctgtctgcaTCAGGTAGTGGCGTGGCATCAGAGGAGGATGCCGTGGACGTGACGGGCCTGGCGGTCGGGGTCGTGTTTGGCTCAGCGGCTGCTGCCCTGCTGGTTCTGGGCGGCTGGTTTGTCCTGAAGAAGTTTTACTGGGCGGGAGGATTACGTGCCTTTGATTGACAGATCGACCGGCAAATTGTCTTTGCCTTGTCACCTCAAACCTCATAAAGCGCTGATTGTGATTTTTCAGTTATAACCACATGTTCTTGTCAGATAAATATGGAAAACAATTTAATACTCAGGTATTTTGTataatatttctttttatactCATCTAAATTCAATAGTTGTTTACTCATAATGAAGGAAGAGTTTAGTCTGAATTATGCATAAAAAACCTTAAACTTTACAATGGACCCAACTGAAGAACggttattttgatattttataaaaGTATAGATTCGATAATATCTTTGAGTTTTTTCTACAACTGTATAAGTGTCAGGATTTTGACTTCATTGCTTACTTGCAAAATTGATTATGGAATAGATAATTTgtacagatttaaaataaagtttatttacagTTGCTTTTACACTCTGCGGctgattgtttgatttaaaaaataacgaCATGCAATTTGTATCAGCAATAACTTTACTCTCCACAGGCAGCATCTTATCACATGGTACAGTAAACACATATTGACACACTCCTTCACATACAGAATGAAACATATACATCAATCACATCCAtacattcaaaaatatttacatgCTACTTACTTGGCTGTTACAGtggcaaacaaaaaacatatcaTGTACAagattcattttaaatggaCCATTTTaagtaatatttaaataataatactcaGGGGTCTGTCTCTACACTGAGTGCAGAATGTCTTGGATCAGAGCTGAGAGTTTAACGGAAAAGTCCTCCTGCAGAGAGCCAGCAGGCTGCgtggacgaagaggaggaagaggagggagacaggctGGAggctctctgctcctccagctcctgaaaCAACTTCTCCATCCGGATCTGAAACACTTGGCCCAGTGAGGCAGCCTTCTGGCAGAACCACTCCACACTCGCTGTCACTTTAGCTTCAGAAGGTACTGAGGTTTCCAGCAGAGCAGCGAGCCCTTCTTTCAGAGCCCCCACCATGTTCTGTGTCTCCCCCCTCAGTGAACTCACTTCCTGTCCCAACCTGGAGCTCATCACCTGCCAGACATCTGACCTGGCTGCGTCCTCCTCGTTAGCACTGATCTCTGTGAAACGTTCAATCACCCCGGCAGTTTTACTATGGAAGTCAGTGATGACGTTGGCCAGCTTGGAACTGCTGCCGTCCAGGACTTGTGTCATCCAGTGGAAGGTTTCCTGGTGGCGAGCCGCACTGCCGGTCTCTGCCTGGGCCTCTGCCCGGGCATCTGCTGTATCCAGGTCCTGCAGGTAGAGGCTCAGCTGGCCGCACAGTTCTTGGGTGTTGCTACTGAGGGAGCTCTGAAGCTGCTGGGTGAGGGGAGCCAAGAGCTCCCTGAGGCTGGCCAGGGTGGAGCTGAGGTGGGCTGGAGATGAGGACAACCTCTCCTGCAGCTCGGCCAGCTCTTGGCGCAGACGGGTACGCAGACGCTCTGACTCCATGATGAGTTTGCGCTGCATCTCTTCTACCACAGGGTTTGTGTTGTGGTCATCCTCTTTGTTGTAAAGGCTGCTGCTGTCCAGGTGACTTTTGTAGAGATtactttgtaaagacagacagaaacactccTTTATAAAAATGTCAGACATTCACTTCAGGATTTTAAACGTTACATTTGGTCAACTTACTTCACATCCTTTGTGAGGTCTGTCTTGTCATGAGCCTGGTTTGCTTTGGAATCAGTCCAGGTTGCTTCCCTGGTGTCACGGTGCAGTGGGTACGCTATAAACAAAgaataagacatttaaaaataaataatcacttcaaaataaagcatattaaataacatttgagGAGTAATATATACCTGAAATTGTCAAGAATGACAGGGCGAAGATCACAGCTTTTCgatgcatttttatatttctatggAGAGAAATACACAAGAAGTTTCCCACTAGAAGGAACAAGGTACTGGAAACCTAAAAATCCCTTCTCAGCCTCAGACGAGAAGATCAATACGTGAGCGAGTGTCTGGTCGTCACCTGACAATCAGAGATCTGCAGGGAGACGTCTCCTCTCGTCTGACTTATAAAGGTCCTTGTTATCAGAGCGGCTGCCCAAACTCTGCCTATGTCAACAGTCAACACGTGGAGGGTCACAATGATgacaggacacaacacacacatacacacacaaactgctgtaCACCCGTAAAATGTAACAGCATTTTTCACTGATTAAAGGACATGTCAATAGGAATGCACCACTTTAAGATAAAGTACCGTGATAACCAGTGTCATAGagcaacagtaaaaaaaaaaaaatgctgcaaatAGAAGAGAATACTGTTTTAAGAGAGAACAACTGCAGCCGACTCAGACCTTTTTTCAGTAAAGAAATGCAGTAAAGTTTTTTCGAGCGACCCAGAAGAGTTCAACATGTCCAAGTTTGTATGCTCACAATGTCAGATAAGACATTTGGCATTTGGATTTCTGGCCTTTAACCATCAAAGCCCCACTTTTCCAGGCACAGCAATaatctgatttctttttttttatagttggGTCACTTGGTCACTGTTGTGGCTATTTATTGAATTGTGCAAGAATTCAGTGTATTCAGTCTTCTCAGATCATCTCATCCAGCTTTGATTGTCATTGCTTGTTTTGGATGCTTGACAATCAACAGTTTACGCAGTGTTTGTGCTGTCAGAGCAGAACAGGTCCAACCAGCAATGGTCAAACACTGTTGATTCTaataaactttgtgtttttcacttaaaaaaaacaaactaggAATAACAATTTACATGAAAACGTAAGGTGCATATTTGAGTGCatgttaatgtatttaaatgtttgtattatcATGTAATTATTAAATTCCATAGCTGGTTATACAACAGCTGCCTAATTCCAATCTTCTCCTTATATAATTTTAATTCAGaacaattattatatttatctaATTATGctgttttgcatttgtaaaCGTGGACCTTTCTTTCTACAACCAATGACATGGATATGTGTGTGAAAGTTGAACCCTCTTTGGTTAGGTAAGCTGCCAGTCGTCAATGCAGGATCATAGTTCATGGCTACCGTGATGAAATATGTAGGTTATTCCAGTTATCCAAAGTCCAACATTCATTTCAATACAATAACAGTGTCGAGTAAGTCAGACATTGGTTACTGGACATCTTTTTTCCCATGGATTTTTGTTTCTGCGAAGccctttgtaactttgtttagataagtgctatacaaataaagttattattattattacataaaaCAGAGACGGTTAATGCTCGACCGTTGAACAGTTCACATACAATAACATACTGTGTGTGCTCACAGAAGACTTTGATAAACATGTGCACTGTAGAAGATATAAGTTTAACTCTTGATGGGCATGACTGGATATGtctcaaaacatttaaaatcttcatctttcatttcaatgtatAGCTGAAGATAATaatcatatatttataattatatataaatgcatacaaatgcatttttacGGGTCAGAACAGCTCACAGTTGTGGGCCCCTCAATCCTCGGCCATAGTTTATTTTGCTTTCTACAGGATTGCAAGCTGGAATgaacaagtaaacacaaatgcacaacagTAATAGTATTCAGTGTGTCTTCATCAAATTGGTTAATTCAAGTGAATTGGAAAGTTGCAGGTATGcctcacataaacacagggacTGTATCAGAGCAGATATCTGAGCTGTGAACTCAgcagtctctgtgtgtgtgacgcaCACAGTCCTGATAGTCTCCTCTCAAGCAAAGCTGTGTTGATATACACTGGGAGACAAATCATTAATCAGTTTCATGGTAGGATTGAGAAGAACAAACGCTGTAATGTGACCCGGCAGCACCAGGCGACCATACTCTCTGctttcactgctgctctccacCAGTGGCCAGTCCCGCTCCCTGTCACTGTCACCTTACCTCGCAAGCCTCATAAATCATTCAGCGCGCCATTGAAGGCTGTGCAGACTAACAGGCCTGGTTGTTAGAGGCACATCAGGTTATGTGTGCACAACTACAGCAGGACAGGAGAAGGTTTATCAAGGTACTTAATTAGATTCCGCATCATTCAAACTTTCTTGGCTATGGCCAAAACAAGCCAGGCCACCAAGAGGCTGTTTACAGATCCTGGATGAAGAATGATATAATTTCTCTTTGAATCTGACATAGAGCTCCGTGTCTCGCTCACCTGCCCTGTACTTCAGCAGGTGGACAGCATAATAATGCAAAGGACTTGCAGATGCAACAGTTTCAGGTGTTGGTGGTGGATGTTTGCTTCTGCCCTGCAAACTCTGGCTCATGGACACAACTTCAGTCAACATAACCAGGAGAGGCCCTGCAAGCCAGGTAGACAgatttttataatatttcatatatatataatgacaaAAATGCCGTGCATATGTCCCCCTGCTTTCAAAATGGTGTAGATTTAACCCATAGAGGTTATAGTAACGATTACACTCCACCAGCTATTGACTTATACTGTAAGCGTTAGAGCGAAGCCTTTAGAATTGAATCaatcaatttttatttgtatagcacctttcatacaggTTAGCacagttcaaagtgcttcactaTTGACTGGTGAGCCGTAAGAGAAAATCAAATACCGTGTAGGTTTTAAAAGCTGGTGAATGACCGCCTTATGAAAGGACTACTGATGTGTTGTGCTGCATCACAGACCATATATAAAGATGTGACAgatccccaaaagtgaagccaaaccatctctatcaccacctggtggctggctgtggtGTAGGTCAgaaatcccgcctcctccatgttagttgatggtgaatggaccaaattaaaaagtagcCTACACGTCAAATGaatttaaagatggtttctttcatttcaggtAGCTCTTATAACACTGACCTACGTTTAAATGTGCATTTGTCttgtcagtttggtttgaattactttgctgtaaaaacagggtgaaatgtcatgattgacagctgatactgactcacgattggtcaagcgtgCATATCGGTGGGATCTCGATACCACGGCTCAATTGCACCATATATATATAGCGATGGTGcaattgatatatatatatatatatatatatatatatatatatcatgatGTCTGTCAATTGGGGGAGATTAGAGACACAGTGGCAGTGGAGCTGGACAGGAAGGTGGCAAAGGATGGGGAGATGGGATGTGTCACCACCATCAGGATGCACCCCCTTTTGTTTCTGTTAGGTTTCTACTGCCCAATGGAGAGCTCCACACCACTCCCCTGTCCTGAGGGAACCTATGGGCCAACTGCTGATGCTGTGTCTGTAGACAGCTGTCTGCAATGTCCCTCTCACCACTACTGTCCTAGACCGGGCTTGTCCACCTCCCTGCTGTGTGGTCCTGTGGctcagcagcctctctctgGACAGGACACCTGCATCTGCCCGGGGGAGGGACAGAGTTTTCAGGTGACAGTAGTCTCTGCAACATGTACAGTGTGTTCCCTGTGGTGTGTTTTATGTGACtgtgtagtttttatttcagcacCACCAGTGACCCACTTCCTTCTTTGTCCTGTGAGCTCCTCCTTCATTCTATAAACCCAAagaatatttcaaatttttCAAACCCATGATTGTTTTTGGTGTGTCACCTTTAAGTCCTGAGTCCTCACTGTCAGTAACTCTAGACAGAACAATCTGTAGCTACAAGCTGAAAGAGCCGGAGATTAAGTTACCCGGCAGCAGCGTCTCATCTTCTACTTTCCTGAGTCCTCCACTCATCAGCTCATCAAGAGGAGAGTGAGATTTTGTTGCACGAGTGTTGGTGTGAGAACGAATGGCAAAGGAATGAGTGATGAAAGAGAGGCAGGAgggaaaacacatgaaagaagTGAATGAAAAAGCAATGAATAGAAagattaatgaatgaatgaatgaataaatgaatgaaggaaggaaggaaggaataaGATGTGGTTTGATAGAGTTGGTGAATGAATGACCAAAATTAGATAACGACAGTGTGACCTGGAAGTATCGTAAACCAACAGTGTCTGAACCCCGCTGCCTTTCTCTGTAGACCAGTGATGGACGATGTCAATGTACCATTGGCTACCAGCCCACTAACAATAGAGGAGCGTGTGTACACAAACTGTATGATGTCTGCAGAGACGGAAAAACACGCACGCAGTATGGAGACTGCCTGAACAGACACCAGTGGTCACTTCATTGCAGACAGCAGGTTAGTCTTTTACGcaatcacatcacacacaaaaagtaCACACCACAGAGTGCATGTGAAAAGTAGAGCAAAGGTAACTGACACTGATCGACACATGACGAGAAACTCACCCTGTTTGAATGAGACGCTAATTAAATTGTAAACTGAATTGTGTTTTGCA
Proteins encoded:
- the LOC118106794 gene encoding zona pellucida-like domain-containing protein 1, with product MALYLCLPLLVALLHPALCLYNCTSEYERTPDSSDLTVDCGTNMITLEINLCTAQWAGFNTTNLSLNGAHNNTACMGSVDTSVAPPVIRYLLPVNHSLDNSCRQSLQIVDKTPDPTGPFASFRNIQAVVITGFIDTPRSDQGLISYSTDLYYHFSCSYPLEYLINNTQIVSSSVSVATNDNNGTFINALEMAVFNDSNYIHPLVLPPAGLQLRTRIYVEVKAVNLTGNFHVLLDHCFSTPTTYNMSQYEQHNFFVGCSVDQRSNVTNNGLSMVARFNFEAFRFVQHRDQEKSSIYLHCILRLCEPNKCQELVSACNTRRKRSVTPFGEESKESATVSVGPLYTAPESSGVASEEDAVDVTGLAVGVVFGSAAAALLVLGGWFVLKKFYWAGGLRAFD
- the zgc:162608 gene encoding uncharacterized protein zgc:162608, with protein sequence MHRKAVIFALSFLTISAYPLHRDTREATWTDSKANQAHDKTDLTKDVNNLYKSHLDSSSLYNKEDDHNTNPVVEEMQRKLIMESERLRTRLRQELAELQERLSSSPAHLSSTLASLRELLAPLTQQLQSSLSSNTQELCGQLSLYLQDLDTADARAEAQAETGSAARHQETFHWMTQVLDGSSSKLANVITDFHSKTAGVIERFTEISANEEDAARSDVWQVMSSRLGQEVSSLRGETQNMVGALKEGLAALLETSVPSEAKVTASVEWFCQKAASLGQVFQIRMEKLFQELEEQRASSLSPSSSSSSSTQPAGSLQEDFSVKLSALIQDILHSV
- the LOC118106795 gene encoding multiple epidermal growth factor-like domains protein 6 gives rise to the protein MFASALQTLAHGHNFSQHNQERPCKPGFYCPMESSTPLPCPEGTYGPTADAVSVDSCLQCPSHHYCPRPGLSTSLLCGPVAQQPLSGQDTCICPGEGQSFQTSDGRCQCTIGYQPTNNRGACVHKLYDVCRDGKTRTQYGDCLNRHQWSLHCRQQVCPSAEDYQGYDGELGLCVCREPLGRAACGGLCRSRPATELQLRCQSSGEMELVWSYDSKVSTSRSTSTHI